A section of the Myxocyprinus asiaticus isolate MX2 ecotype Aquarium Trade chromosome 40, UBuf_Myxa_2, whole genome shotgun sequence genome encodes:
- the LOC127430441 gene encoding glutaredoxin domain-containing cysteine-rich protein 2-like — MEELQTQPGTRLEGKPRKVRFKLASSYSGRVLKHVYEDGQELESPEEQYPHSFIHNKMERVQLCGLEDMQDQSLYPPTGLIAQRINVYRGVRACRALACEDLPEGDNKAPVLDFGKIIIYTNNLKIIRAPHRRGESGRCPHCIRDRKERSPGQKSRSKGKHRTSCTHTEEPEARTEQKQEAGSCEQCGGSGCAPCSLCHGSKLSMLASRFNESIRELHCPVCNPHGLERCQSCTH, encoded by the exons ATGGAGGAGCTCCAGACGCAGCCGGGCACCAGGCTCGAGGGCAAGCCCAGAAAGGTGAGATTCAAGCTGGCCTCGTCATACAGTGGCCGTGTTCTGAAGCATGTGTACGAGGATGGACAAGAGCTAGAGAGTCCAGAGGAGCAATACCCGCACAGCTTCATCCACAACAAAATGGAGAGGGTACAGCTGTGTGGCTTAGAAGACATGCAGGACCAGAGTTTATACCCTCCGACAGGGCTAATCGCCCAGAGAATAAATGTCTATCGAGGAGTGAGGGCATGCAGGGCCCTGGCCTGCGAAGATCTACCAGAAGGGGATAACAAA GCTCCGGTCTTAGATTTTGGAAAGATCATTATCTACACAAATAATCTGAAGATTATTCGGGCTCCACACAGAAGAGGGGAATCTGGAAGGTGTCCTCACTGCATCCGGGACAGGAAAGAGAGATCACCAGGACAAAAGTCCCGGAGCAAAGGAAAACACAGAACATCATGTACACATACAGAGGAACCAGAAGCAAGAACTGAACAAAAG CAGGAAGCAGGTTCCTGTGAACAGTGCGGAGGTTCTGGTTGTGCGCCCTGCTCACTGTGTCATGGCAGCAAACTCTCCATGTTAGCCAGCCGCTTCAATGAATCAATCAGAGAGTTGCACTGTCCCGTGTGTAACCCCCATGGCCTGGAGCGATGCCAGTCCTGCACTCACTAA